A part of Gambusia affinis linkage group LG19, SWU_Gaff_1.0, whole genome shotgun sequence genomic DNA contains:
- the cdipt gene encoding CDP-diacylglycerol--inositol 3-phosphatidyltransferase produces MTQENIFLFVPNLIGYARVFLALLSFYLMPSSPWPAVFCYLLSALLDAFDGHAARALDQATKFGAMMDMLTDRCATMCLLVNLALLYPAYAFLFQLSMSLDIASHWLHLHSSTVKGSGSHKTIDLSGNPILRLYYTSKPVLFVMCAGNELFFCLLYILHHIQNPAGWLRPLLALCGAVSLLKAAISVLHLVTASQNMAALDAAERAKRL; encoded by the exons ATGACccaggaaaatattttcctctttgttcCGAATTTAATCG GTTACGCCCGTGTGTTTCTGGCGCTGCTGTCCTTCTACCTGATGCCCAGCAGTCCGTGGCCGGCCGTCTTCTGCTACCTGCTGAGCGCGCTGCTGGACGCCTTCGACGGCCACGCCGCGCGGGCGCTGGACCAGG CCACCAAGTTTGGCGCCATGATGGACATGCTGACGGACCGCTGCGCCACCATGTGTCTGCTGGTCAACCTGGCGCTGCTCTACCCCGCCTACGCCTTCCTGTTCCAGCTCAGCATGAGCCTGGACATCGCCAGCCACTGGCTGCACCTGCACAG CTCCACGGTGAAAGGCTCAGGGAGCCACAAAACCATCGACCTCTCTGGGAACCCGATCCTGCGGCTCTACTACACCTCCAAG cCGGTTCTGTTCGTGATGTGCGCTGGGAACGAACTCTTCTTCTGCTTGCTCTACATTCTGCATCACATCCAGAACCCGGCAG gttggctccgccccctcctcGCGCTCTGCGGCGCCGTCTCCCTCCTGAAGGCAGCCATCAGCGTCCTCCACCTGGTCACCGCCTCCCAGAACATGGCCGCCCTGGACGCCGCCGAGCGCGCCAAGAGGCTCTGA
- the LOC122821643 gene encoding myc-associated zinc finger protein, whose amino-acid sequence MDTSWSNFLFQTTPTQTQPDAALQAELLPDLTGSAQSPPAEHIVTPPSTVDTAALSEEPLPVKSLPKPTRPAHVCSTCNKEFKNSYNLRRHQSVHTGVKMKDRAARDKEDGAKAGRLEKTTIPLSLLQLTLPPQPLPPAGAPDAQPLSVSIAPATVTMAAAPQSIQAAIVVVGSMEQNPSPSPVPNPNQVRKNHACEACGKAFRDVYHLNRHRLSHSDEKPYSCPVCQQRFKRKDRMSYHVRSHQGGVEKPYICPHCSKAFSRPDHLNSHVRQVHSTERPFKCTTCTSAFATRDRLRAHLIRHEEKVPCHICGKLLSAAYITDHMRVHNQSQHHSCHLCNRSFTTLTYLRVHAQKHHGQEWKESGGARGAFGGAGGVLLCQLCGVQCKTATQLQGHMGTHAQQGDPAPDQTSTEPVGTTGAAVTVASPLPVGLLVTDCSGIGPQPHS is encoded by the exons ATGGACACTTCCTGGAGCAACTTCCTCTTCCAG ACGACGCCGACCCAGACCCAACCCGATGCGGCGCTTCAGGCTGAGCTGCTACCGGACCTGACCGGGTCGGCCCAGAGTCCCCCGGCAGAACACATTGTGACGCCCCCGTCCACCGTTGACACAGCCGCCCTGAGCGAGGAGCCGCTGCCAG TCAAGTCGCTGCCCAAGCCGACCCGGCCGGCCCACGTCTGCTCCACCTGCAACAAGGAGTTCAAGAACAGCTACAACCTGCGGCGCCACCAGTCTGTCCACACGGGCGTCAAGATGAAGGACCGCGCGGCGCGGGACAAGGAGGACGGCGCCAAGGCGGGCCGGCTGGAGAAGACCACCATCCCTCTGTCCCTGCTCCAGCTCACCCTGCCGCCCCAGCCGCTGCCCCCGGCCGGCGCCCCGGACGCCCAGCCGCTCTCCGTCTCCATCGCCCCGGCAACCGTCACCATGGCCGCTGCCCCTCAGTCCATCCAGGCGGCCATTGTTGTAGTGGGCTCCATGGAGCAG AATCCCAGTCCCAGCCCGGTGCCGAACCCCAACCAGGTGAGGAAGAACCATGCCTGTGAGGCGTGCGGGAAGGCCTTCCGGGACGTGTACCACCTGAACCGGCACCGGCTGTCCCACTCGGACGAGAAGCCGTACTCCTGCCCCGTCTGCCAGCAGCGCTTCAAGAGGAAGGACCGCATGAGCTACCACGTCCGCTCGCACCAGGGCGGTGTGGAGAAGCCCTACATCTGTCCGCACTGCTCCAAGGCCTTCTCCAG ACCGGATCACCTCAACAGCCACGTCCGACAGGTCCACTCCACCGAGAGGCCCTTCAAATGCACA ACCTGCACGTCAGCGTTCGCCACGCGGGACCGCCTCCGTGCGCACCTGATCCGCCACGAGGAGAAGGTGCCGTGCCACATCTGCGGGAAGCTGCTGTCGGCGGCGTACATCACTGACCACATGAGGGTCCACAACCAGTCGCAGCACCACTCCTGCCACCTCTGCAACCGCA GTTTCACCACCCTCACCTACCTGCGGGTCCACGCTCAGAAGCATCACGGCCAGGAGTGGAAGGAGAGCGGCGGGGCGCGGGGGGCCTTCGGCGGGGCCGGCGGCGTGCTGCTCTGCCAGCTCTGCGGGGTCCAGTGTAAGACGGCCACGCAGCTCCAGGGTCACATGGGCACCCACGCCCAGCAGGGCGACCCGGCCCCCGACCAGACCAGCACCGAGCCCGTCGGCACCACCGGCGCCGCCGTCACCGTGGCCAGCCCGCTGCCAGTGGGGCTGCTGGTCACCGACTGCTCCGGCATCGGACCCCAGCCCCACAGTTAG